The Ignicoccus hospitalis KIN4/I genome includes the window TTGGATAGGGCTCCAGCTCCTAAGGAGCCCGCCGCCCAAGCCCGTGGAAGAGTTGGAGAGGGAGCTGAGGGAGGAGATAGACACCATAAGGAAGGAAGTGTTAGAAAAGCTCAGGGGCAGTACTCGGGATTGAGCAACGCGAGGAGCTTTCTGGCGCCCACGTTCACTACGGCCGCGCCCCCGGCGCTCAACTTCGCCTCGCACCCTAAGCCCCTAAGGACCTCCTCCAAGTCAGGGTTGTGAGCCACGTACAAGGCTCCGGGTTTGAAAACCTTCGCGAACGTCTCTAAGTTGAACTTACCGGAGGACAACTCTTCCTTGACCTCGTAGGGAACGTTGAATACCTCGGAGAGGATCTCTGCGGTCTCCTTGGCCCTCCTGAGGGGGCTGGAGTATATCGCTGTGGGCGTGGGCAAACACTTGGCAACCCTCCTCACGTCCTCCTTGCCCTCCTCGGTGAGCCACCTCTCCTCGTCGCTCCCCGCCCTCTGGGCGCTGACGGCCTTCCCGTGGCGGAAGAGTATCGCGATCAACGCGCCTCCCGGCTTTTCAGCGGCGGAGGGGTTAATCGCAGAGGGCCCGGGATGCTGGACTTGTTGTTGTGCACCTTCCTAGCCCCTCAGCTCCTAGGGGGCTTCGCCCTGCCGGGGGCTTGCGAGCTGCTGAAGACTGGCTTGGCCTTGTGCCACCACCAGAGGCTGACGAGCGTTTACTACTTGAGCCCCGAGCCGGTTTACTTAGGCACGTTTTCTAACTTGGACGCCGCGGCCTACTGGAACGGGACCTTGGCTCTGCACTTCAAGGGGGAGGACTACGTAAAGGTGGGCGACCTCGAGCTCCCGCTCCCCGGGGGCGACGTCTGCTTCATGGACTTCGAAGGCGGGGTGCTGCTGGTCGTAGGGAGGTCGTGGGCAGTAGCGTATAACGTCAGCTCCTTGGAGCTGGAGTGGTCCGCCGGAGGGGTCAGCTGCCCGGCGGACTTGTCGCCAGACGGGAGGAGGGCGGCGGTCTACAGTAAGGACTTGGGGGGAGTCTTAATTATTGATATAAAGAAGAAGGTGGCTGAAGGCGTGGTAAAGGTGTGCTCTCCGAAGGACGTGAGCTTGAGCGAGAGAGGGTACCTAGTCACTTCGTGTAGTTCCTCCATCTTCAACGGCAAGAAGTTGAGGTTCGGGGGATACGCGGGCCTCGCTTGGGAGGCCGCGCTGTTGTTGAACAAGAGCTGTAAGGGCGTTATGCTAGTAACGGCGGACAACAAGGACTACTGCTTCGACTTGGGCTTTACCCCGGACGGCGCGGCCTTGGTCGGGGGAGCTCTGGTAGTTAACAAGGGCGGGGCTTTCATCTTGTTGAAGCCCTACTTGCCCTCCAAGTAGATGACGTACTTCAGCGCCTCCACCAGCTCTTTCAAGTAGTTTATCTCTGCCTTGACGGAGCTCAAGTCCGAGTTTACGCGGGATTCTAAGGAGTTCACGGCCGAGGTCAGCTTCGCGTAAAGCAGCTTGAGGTCCACCAAATCCTTGTTAAGTTGTGCCTCTAACAGGGTGATCTTCCACATCATGAAGGCTATCGCCACAGCTTGTACTATTATGATGGAGGCCAGCGCGAGCTGGGCCGCGCTCACCTCCTTCACTCTAACCTCCTCGAACTCCTCCCTCACCTTCTTCGGGTCCAAGAAGCAGTCCTCCTCGCACCTCTCCACTATCCTTTTGACCTCCTCGTAACACTTCTTGTCCAAGTTGGGGAGCTTCTTAGCGCACTTCCAAAGCCCTCTGATCTCGAGCTCCGCCCTCAAGTGGTCCAAACTCTTCCCGTGGAGGGGTCGAACTCAACCCTTCTAACTTTACCGTAGAGCTTGGCGAAGGTGGGCGACTGCGTCAAAACGGCGAACTCGGTGGCCGCCGCGAAGCCCTCCTCCTCTACCCACTCCCTCGGGCCGTCGAAGGGCTCCGCGCCCTTCAAGGGCTCCACGCACTGGGGCTTGCCCTTGAGAAGCTGGAGGGCGAAGTGGTAGCTGGCCCTCGCGAGCTCCGCCAGGGTGTCGGCGCAGAGCCTGTACCTCTTCCCGGGGACCTCGAAGGTTACGCACCGCCCCTCCACGAAGGCCGAGTAGCCGCTCCCTCCCGGCAACTCCTCCGGGCAAATCCGCTTCAAGTTCCCACCGCCTCTGGAAGGGGTATACAAGGGGCAGAGTCGGGCCGGCTCACCGACCGCCCTCGGCGGCCTCGACGACCGCCGCTTCGGCCCATTACTCCTTTTTATATTTTCCTTTAACGACGTACTCCTCGCACGGGGGCAAGAGGAAGACCTTCCCCGCCTTCTGCATTGGGACCTTCACTTGCCTCAAGTCCCATCCCCAGCGCCCGAAGGGCCTCTCCGCCTTCCAGTTCACCACCTTCCCCACGTAGAACACGACGTCCCCTACGTCCAAAGACTTCAAGACCTCGCATTCGGCCCACCCCGCCGCCCCCTCGGGCACGGGGGAGGGGACCTTCTCGCCCTTCCTCCACCCCACCCTCTCGAGCTTGTTCTCCTCCTCGCAGCTCACGGTCCCCAAGTACCAGAGCAGCTCCGGGTCCTCTACTACGGAGACCGTAAAGTGGCCGTACTTCTCTATCAACTTTTGGGTGCAGCCGTCCTTCTCGACCGCCACCCCCACGGTGGGGGGCTCCGTGGAGACGGGGGTCACCCAAGAAGCCGTCATGAAGTTC containing:
- a CDS encoding SixA phosphatase family protein, which encodes MIAILFRHGKAVSAQRAGSDEERWLTEEGKEDVRRVAKCLPTPTAIYSSPLRRAKETAEILSEVFNVPYEVKEELSSGKFNLETFAKVFKPGALYVAHNPDLEEVLRGLGCEAKLSAGGAAVVNVGARKLLALLNPEYCP
- a CDS encoding flavin reductase family protein, with protein sequence MKWYYLFHPRPAFVVGSGVPPSDGNFMTASWVTPVSTEPPTVGVAVEKDGCTQKLIEKYGHFTVSVVEDPELLWYLGTVSCEEENKLERVGWRKGEKVPSPVPEGAAGWAECEVLKSLDVGDVVFYVGKVVNWKAERPFGRWGWDLRQVKVPMQKAGKVFLLPPCEEYVVKGKYKKE